CGAAGGGAATACCCACCACACGGTTTCGCAGGCGGAGGCGGCCAGCAGCAAGGCCGCCAGCGCGCGCAGGCACACCGCCGATCGCTTGAACGTGCGAAACAGCAGGACGACCAGAGGCACCGCGAAACCGAAGACGGCCAGCAGAATGGCCATCCAGGCCCACCCACCCTGGCGCGCCACGTACCAGGAGATTTCCGCGGGCAGGTTTTCCGCCCAGATGATCTGGAACTGCGTGAAGGCCAGATAGGTCCACGTCAATACATACATCATCAGCAGGTTGCCCAGGTCGCCGCGCAAGGGCGCCGGCGCGTGCCGCGCGCCCGCCCATGCGCCGGCCGCCATCGCCGCCTTGAGCTGCGCCACCAGGACGACGAAGCCGAACGCCGTCGAATACCACGCCGGCGTGAGCGACATCAACAGGTCCACGGCGACCAGGCTGATGGTGAATGCATATGCGATCAGGCCCGCGGCGGCATAACCCTGCCGTCGGGACGACTTGCTACCCGCGCCATCGACCCGCGCCAGCACGCTCCATAGCACGACGCAGGCAATGACGCGCAAGGCCATGCCCGGCGAGCTGAACCACAGTTGCCGGAACGCTGGCTCCTTGGCCGTGTCCACCCAGTCCGCTCGCGCCCAGGGGTACAGCGGCTGCTGCCAGACCAGCACGGGCAGCACCAGCAGGCCCACCGCGGGCAAGGCGGCGCGCAGGGCGTTCAACGCCGCGCCAACCGGGGCGATCCAGTTGCCGCCGGTCAGGCGGTGCAGCCACAAGGTCGCCTGCGCGCCCAGCGCCAGGCCGGCCCAGAACCACCACGCGGCCAGCCACGCCGCCAGGAAGCCGCGCGCATCCAGCAAGGCCCCAAGGGCCGCCACCGCCAGCAGCACGGCGCCCGCCGCCAGCGGCGCCACGCCTTGTCGCTTGATCGACTGCATGTGTGGAATGCGCGGATATCGTCGGTTCATTGAGAGCCCCCTGCCCTTGCGTTACGACCACCCGCGCCGGACGCGCTCCCGCCCGGAGTTCCCGGTTCGCTGCCGGCATCGCCGGCCCGGCCGCCGGGCGACCCGCCCGGCGCCGTCGCGGCGAGGCCGGCTTGCGCGCGTTGCCGCACGTCGGCCGGCAGGTCCGCCACGGCGGCATGCTGGCTGAGCTGCAAGGCGCGCACGAAGGCGACGATGGCCCAGCGATCCTCCGGGCGTATGCGATTACCGTAGGACGCCATGACGCCATAACCATTGCTGATGACGTCGTAGATGTGCCGGTCAGGCACCTGACGCAAGCGGTCGCTGTGATACGTGGGTGGCGCCGGAAATCCGCGCTCGACGATACGGCCATCGCCGTCGCCGGCCGGACTGTGGCACGGCAGGCAGTACACGCCGTACAGCGTCTGCCCCTGCTTGAGCATCGCCGGCGTGACCGGCGCGGGCATCGCGTCGGCCACCTGCGCCCGCGCGTCGCGGGCCACCTGTTCGGTGCCTTCCCGCCCGCTGGACGTCTCGGCGAGGCTGCCCCGCGCGTAGGGCTCCGTACCGGCCGGCGGCGTGCGCGACATGGCGCCGTCCGGAAACAGCGGGCTGGCGCGATACGGCTTGCCGCGCGGCTGGTCGTACATGTTCTGGGCGGCGCGTTCGCAGCCCGCCAGCCCCACCACGAGCAAAGCTGCCGCCAGGCCGCCTCGCAGGACGACGCGCGGTCCATTCCGAAAGCCTGCGCCGCACCTCATGCCGGCACCTCCCGGATGGCGATGGGATCCGACTCCCGCAGGATCGCCCAGGCCCGG
This genomic interval from Bordetella genomosp. 8 contains the following:
- a CDS encoding c-type cytochrome; translation: MRCGAGFRNGPRVVLRGGLAAALLVVGLAGCERAAQNMYDQPRGKPYRASPLFPDGAMSRTPPAGTEPYARGSLAETSSGREGTEQVARDARAQVADAMPAPVTPAMLKQGQTLYGVYCLPCHSPAGDGDGRIVERGFPAPPTYHSDRLRQVPDRHIYDVISNGYGVMASYGNRIRPEDRWAIVAFVRALQLSQHAAVADLPADVRQRAQAGLAATAPGGSPGGRAGDAGSEPGTPGGSASGAGGRNARAGGSQ